A region of Streptomyces sp. NBC_01750 DNA encodes the following proteins:
- a CDS encoding FadR/GntR family transcriptional regulator: protein MALTSPRRSALSDQVIAQLRNQITSGEWPVGSRIPTEPELVEQLGVARNTVREAVRALAHNGLLDIRQGSGTYVVATSELAGVMHRRFADADPRHIAELRSTLESSAARLAAERRTERDLKQLDTLLARREDAWTTGDAEEFVTADTTFHLAVVAASHNEVLTEIYADLGDLLRDWLRDDVGRELRPENHMDHARMVEAIRAGDGDAAATEAASYPFMCLRDPAGAGG from the coding sequence ATGGCGCTGACCTCTCCCCGGCGTTCCGCACTGTCCGATCAGGTGATCGCTCAGTTGCGGAACCAGATCACCTCGGGCGAGTGGCCGGTCGGTTCACGGATCCCCACCGAGCCGGAACTGGTCGAACAGCTGGGCGTGGCCCGCAACACCGTCCGCGAGGCGGTCCGCGCACTCGCGCACAACGGTCTCCTGGACATCCGGCAGGGCTCGGGGACGTATGTCGTGGCGACGAGCGAGCTGGCCGGCGTCATGCACCGCCGCTTCGCGGACGCCGACCCCCGGCATATCGCCGAACTGCGCTCCACCCTGGAGTCCTCGGCCGCCAGGCTGGCCGCCGAGCGGCGCACGGAACGCGATCTCAAGCAGCTGGACACGCTCCTCGCCCGTCGCGAGGACGCGTGGACCACGGGGGACGCGGAGGAGTTCGTCACCGCGGACACGACATTCCATCTGGCGGTGGTGGCCGCCTCGCACAATGAGGTGCTGACCGAGATCTACGCAGACCTGGGCGATCTGCTGCGGGACTGGCTGCGCGACGATGTCGGCCGGGAACTGCGCCCGGAGAACCATATGGACCATGCCCGGATGGTCGAGGCGATCCGCGCGGGTGACGGCGATGCGGCGGCCACGGAGGCGGCGAGCTACCCGTTCATGTGCCTGCGGGATCCCGCAGGGGCTGGTGGCTGA
- the fabG gene encoding 3-oxoacyl-[acyl-carrier-protein] reductase, protein MSRSVLVTGGNRGIGLAIARAFADAGDKVAITYRSGEPPAGFLAVKCDITDTEQVEQAYKEIEEKHGPVEVLVANAGVTRDQLLMRMSEEDFTTVLDTNLTGTFRVVKRANRGMLRAKKGRVVLISSVVGLLGSAGQANYAASKAGLIGFARSLARELGSRNITFNVVTPGFVDTDMTKVLTDEQRAGIVSQVPLGRYAQPEEIAATVRFLASDDASYITGAVIPVDGGLGMGH, encoded by the coding sequence TTGAGCCGCTCGGTTCTCGTCACCGGAGGAAACCGGGGCATCGGCCTCGCCATCGCCCGCGCGTTCGCCGATGCCGGCGACAAGGTCGCGATCACGTACCGCTCCGGCGAGCCGCCGGCCGGCTTTCTCGCCGTCAAGTGCGACATCACCGACACCGAGCAGGTGGAGCAGGCCTACAAGGAGATCGAGGAGAAGCACGGTCCGGTGGAGGTGCTGGTGGCCAACGCCGGTGTCACCAGGGACCAGCTCCTGATGCGGATGTCCGAGGAGGACTTCACCACCGTCCTCGACACCAACCTCACCGGCACCTTCCGGGTCGTGAAGCGTGCCAACCGCGGCATGCTGCGGGCCAAGAAGGGCCGCGTGGTGCTGATCTCCTCCGTGGTCGGCCTGCTGGGCTCGGCAGGGCAGGCGAACTATGCCGCCTCGAAGGCCGGTCTCATCGGCTTCGCCCGCTCCCTCGCCCGTGAGCTCGGCTCGCGGAACATCACGTTCAATGTCGTCACACCCGGTTTTGTCGACACCGACATGACCAAGGTGCTCACGGACGAGCAGCGCGCGGGCATCGTCTCGCAGGTGCCGCTCGGCCGCTATGCGCAGCCGGAGGAGATCGCCGCCACGGTGCGCTTCCTCGCCTCCGACGACGCCTCGTACATCACTGGAGCCGTCATCCCCGTTGACGGCGGATTGGGCATGGGTCACTGA
- the fabI gene encoding enoyl-ACP reductase FabI, with product MSGILAGKRILVTGVLTEGSIAFHAAKVAQEEGAEVILTGFGRLSLVERISKRLPKPAPVIELDVTNQEHLDGLADKIREHSSDDSGLDGIVHSIAFGPQGAFNFLEAGWEDVSTAVQVSAYSYKSLAMACLPLMKRGGSIVGLTFDATIAWPKYDWMGVAKAALESTNRYLARDLGAKNVRCNLIAAGPIKSIAAKSIPGFEELADVWNHRAPIGWDLADPDPAGRGVVGLLSDFFPRTTGEIVHVDGGVHMMGA from the coding sequence ATGAGTGGAATCCTCGCCGGCAAGCGCATTCTCGTCACGGGCGTCCTCACCGAGGGGTCCATCGCCTTCCACGCCGCCAAGGTGGCCCAGGAGGAGGGCGCGGAGGTCATCCTCACCGGCTTCGGCCGGCTCTCACTCGTCGAGCGCATCTCCAAGCGGCTGCCGAAGCCCGCCCCGGTCATCGAGCTGGATGTCACGAACCAGGAGCACCTGGACGGCCTCGCGGACAAGATCCGTGAGCACTCCAGCGACGACTCGGGCCTCGACGGCATCGTGCACTCGATCGCCTTCGGCCCGCAGGGCGCGTTCAACTTCCTCGAAGCCGGCTGGGAGGACGTCTCGACGGCCGTCCAGGTCTCGGCGTACTCCTACAAGTCGCTGGCCATGGCATGCCTCCCGCTGATGAAGCGCGGCGGTTCGATTGTCGGCCTCACCTTCGACGCGACGATCGCCTGGCCGAAGTACGACTGGATGGGCGTGGCCAAGGCGGCCCTGGAGTCCACCAACCGCTACCTCGCCCGCGACCTCGGCGCCAAGAACGTCCGCTGCAACCTGATCGCGGCCGGCCCGATCAAGTCGATTGCCGCGAAGTCCATCCCGGGCTTCGAGGAGCTCGCGGACGTGTGGAACCACCGCGCCCCGATCGGCTGGGACCTGGCCGACCCGGACCCGGCAGGCCGCGGGGTCGTCGGTCTGCTCTCGGACTTCTTCCCGCGCACGACCGGCGAGATCGTCCACGTCGACGGTGGCGTGCACATGATGGGTGCCTGA
- a CDS encoding TldD/PmbA family protein gives MPHSIDEAFTALPLRALADAALARARALGAEHADFRFERVRSAAWRLRDAKPAGSSDTTDLGYAVRVVHGGAWGFASGVDMTMDAAARVAGQAVAMAKLSAKVIAAAGSDERVELAPEPVHADRTWISAYEINPFEVPDAEKTALLEEWSGRLLGADGVAHVDASLLTVQENKFYADTSGTVTTQQRVRLHPQLTAVAVDETTGEFDSMRTIAPPVGRGWEYLTGTGWDWESELEQIPVLLAEKMRAPSVEAGRYDLVVDPSNLWLTIHESIGHATELDRALGYEAAYAGTSFATFDKLGKLAYGSSVMNVTGDRTAEHGLATVGFDDEGVEAQSWDLVKDGTLVGYQLDRRIAKLTGLGRSNGCAYADSPGHVPVQRMANVSLQPDPGGLSTEDLIGGVERGIYVVGDRSWSIDMQRYNFQFTGQRFFRIENGKLAGQLRDVAYQATTTDFWGSMEKVGGPQTYVLGGAFNCGKAQPGQVAAVSHGCPSALFRGVNILNTTLEAGR, from the coding sequence GTGCCTCATTCCATCGACGAAGCCTTCACAGCGCTGCCGCTGCGGGCACTCGCCGACGCGGCACTCGCCCGGGCGCGTGCGCTCGGCGCCGAGCATGCCGACTTCCGCTTCGAGCGAGTACGCAGTGCGGCCTGGCGGCTGCGCGACGCCAAGCCCGCCGGATCGTCGGACACCACGGACCTCGGGTACGCGGTGCGGGTGGTCCACGGCGGTGCCTGGGGCTTCGCCTCAGGGGTCGACATGACGATGGACGCGGCCGCCAGGGTCGCCGGCCAGGCGGTCGCGATGGCGAAGCTCTCGGCCAAGGTGATCGCGGCGGCGGGCTCCGACGAGCGGGTGGAGCTGGCGCCCGAGCCCGTGCACGCGGACCGGACCTGGATCTCGGCGTACGAGATCAACCCGTTCGAGGTACCCGACGCGGAGAAGACGGCGCTGCTCGAGGAGTGGAGCGGGCGGCTGCTGGGGGCGGACGGCGTCGCGCACGTGGACGCCTCGCTGCTCACGGTCCAGGAGAACAAGTTCTATGCGGACACCTCGGGCACTGTCACCACGCAGCAGCGGGTGCGGCTGCATCCGCAGCTCACGGCCGTCGCCGTCGACGAGACGACGGGCGAGTTCGACTCGATGCGTACGATCGCGCCCCCGGTGGGGCGTGGCTGGGAGTATCTGACCGGCACGGGCTGGGACTGGGAGTCCGAGCTGGAGCAGATCCCGGTGCTGCTGGCCGAGAAGATGCGCGCGCCGAGCGTGGAGGCCGGGCGGTACGACCTGGTGGTCGACCCGTCGAATCTGTGGCTGACCATCCATGAGTCGATCGGCCATGCCACGGAGCTGGACCGGGCGCTGGGGTACGAGGCGGCGTACGCGGGCACCTCCTTCGCCACCTTCGACAAGCTCGGGAAGCTGGCGTACGGCTCCTCGGTGATGAATGTGACGGGCGACCGGACCGCCGAGCACGGTCTCGCCACGGTGGGCTTCGACGACGAGGGCGTCGAGGCGCAGTCCTGGGACCTCGTCAAGGACGGCACTCTGGTGGGCTACCAGCTGGACCGGCGGATCGCGAAGCTGACGGGTCTGGGCCGGTCCAACGGCTGCGCCTACGCGGACTCCCCGGGGCACGTGCCGGTGCAGCGGATGGCGAACGTGTCACTGCAGCCGGACCCGGGCGGCCTGTCGACGGAGGATCTGATCGGCGGGGTGGAGCGCGGCATCTATGTGGTCGGCGACCGCTCGTGGTCGATCGATATGCAGCGCTACAACTTCCAGTTCACCGGGCAGCGCTTCTTCCGTATCGAGAACGGCAAGCTGGCCGGCCAGCTGCGCGATGTCGCGTACCAGGCCACGACGACCGACTTCTGGGGCTCGATGGAGAAGGTGGGCGGCCCGCAGACATACGTCCTGGGCGGCGCCTTCAACTGCGGAAAGGCCCAGCCGGGCCAGGTCGCGGCGGTCTCCCACGGCTGCCCGTCCGCGCTGTTCCGCGGCGTCAACATTCTCAACACGACGCTGGAGGCGGGCCGATGA